A stretch of Sphingorhabdus sp. YGSMI21 DNA encodes these proteins:
- a CDS encoding NAD(P)/FAD-dependent oxidoreductase, producing MPKVPTHYDAIILGAGGAGLMCAAVAGQRGRKILLIDHADEPGKKILISGGGRCNFTNIGTAPDRYLSQNRHFAKSALSRYSAADFIALVDRYGIDWHEKTLGQLFCDGSAKQIVAMLMDECPADMVSLSLGRSITGVCHADGRYRVEYGGETAFAPSLVVATGGPSIPKMGATGFAYDLARQFGLKIVEPRPALVPLTLGGEETLFRELSGVSAPVIARCGKTAFREAALFTHKGLSGPAILQISSYWQHGESVEIDFLPDLAGDWLVQAKKSLPRLSLKKAINAHLPARLTETLVERIALEGELGNLTDKKLDEAVRRLSHWRFMPNGTEGFAKAEVTAGGISTVELSSKNMEARQVPGFYAIGEAVDVTGWLGGYNFQWAWASGHAAGKAI from the coding sequence ATGCCCAAAGTCCCGACCCATTATGATGCAATCATCCTCGGTGCAGGCGGCGCCGGGCTGATGTGCGCGGCGGTCGCCGGACAGCGCGGGCGCAAGATATTGCTGATCGACCATGCCGACGAGCCGGGGAAGAAAATCCTGATCTCGGGCGGCGGACGCTGCAATTTCACCAATATCGGCACCGCACCCGACCGCTATCTGTCGCAGAACAGGCATTTCGCGAAATCCGCTTTGAGCCGCTATTCTGCCGCTGATTTTATCGCCTTGGTCGATCGCTATGGCATCGACTGGCACGAGAAGACATTGGGACAGCTATTCTGTGACGGTTCGGCCAAGCAGATTGTCGCGATGCTGATGGACGAGTGTCCGGCTGACATGGTCAGCCTCTCGCTCGGGAGATCCATTACCGGTGTCTGCCATGCCGATGGCCGCTATCGCGTCGAATATGGCGGAGAAACGGCTTTCGCGCCTTCGCTGGTTGTCGCGACCGGTGGTCCCTCGATCCCGAAGATGGGCGCGACGGGTTTTGCTTATGATCTGGCGCGGCAATTTGGCCTGAAAATTGTCGAGCCGCGACCGGCGCTGGTACCGCTGACTCTCGGCGGGGAAGAAACATTGTTCCGCGAGCTTTCCGGCGTGTCCGCTCCGGTGATCGCGCGATGTGGAAAAACCGCGTTCCGCGAGGCCGCCCTGTTCACCCATAAAGGCCTGTCCGGCCCCGCCATTCTGCAGATTTCCTCTTATTGGCAGCATGGCGAATCGGTCGAAATCGATTTTCTGCCCGATTTGGCGGGCGACTGGCTGGTTCAGGCGAAAAAATCATTGCCCCGGCTGTCGTTGAAAAAGGCGATCAACGCCCACCTGCCGGCGCGGCTAACAGAGACGCTCGTCGAGCGGATCGCGCTCGAAGGGGAACTGGGCAATCTGACCGACAAAAAGCTGGACGAGGCCGTGCGCCGCCTTTCCCACTGGCGGTTCATGCCCAACGGAACCGAGGGTTTCGCCAAGGCCGAAGTTACCGCTGGTGGTATCAGCACCGTCGAACTTTCCTCCAAAAATATGGAAGCTAGGCAAGTGCCCGGTTTTTATGCTATTGGCGAAGCCGTTGATGTCACCGGCTGGCTCGGTGGCTATAATTTTCAGTGGGCTTGGGCGAGTGGCCATGCTGCCGGCAAGGCAATATGA